A portion of the Hylaeus volcanicus isolate JK05 unplaced genomic scaffold, UHH_iyHylVolc1.0_haploid 12237, whole genome shotgun sequence genome contains these proteins:
- the LOC128884068 gene encoding uncharacterized protein LOC128884068 isoform X3, translating into MKSDNEIINYCEEKFFKMDWSRQIYLDSLKLYDTIFSLQNHQDSKTLWALYYVVEKSIKILRKTLRLYSLEKTIVAFNGGKDSVVVLHLFLACYAAAFRANLQSQTDIKLPLQPTIVFFQSAHEFDNVLSFVTQTAKDLDCDFRCYPGNYTEMISTCLSDIDNSSDHSNTHSLNSQTSIKSASTCVAFIMGLRRGDPGTFVQAAFEPSSDWLGDDISFMRVHPILHWSYKDVWRFIKFFKIPYCSLYDQGYTSLGTQENTRKNPVLNQASGNVAPAYVLTSSYHERLGRSTSIRKGNLDLSWYKTFKYSLGFLHNLGHLFHNNPQKNCFASQEFMQELEAQQLRLTNITMVEFCTPNLVTQLEFHASFTDCFLVVQWDLHLTSLMITMKTLAQVFGSGLSAMNCEVSHFLQKTYKTNLSSEYAFGNDARTTLTTNEKESFNATYSDNNELLYAPPYSIFHKTVKTNLPIIQINNFFVIPGISESFSTLVSSVVALFTCTDDDPLKATN; encoded by the exons ATGAAATCtgataatgaaattataaattattgtgaggaaaaattttttaaaatggattGGTCAAGACAGATTTATCTTGACTCCTTAAAGCTCTACGATACTATTTTTTCTCTACAAAATCATCAAGACTCTAAGACATTATGGGCTTTATACTATGTAgttgaaaaatcaattaaaattttacgtaAAACGTTAAG GCTGTACTCATtagaaaaaacaattgttgcATTTAATGGTGGAAAGGATTCCGTTGTGGTTTTACACCTTTTTCTTGCATGTTACGCAGCCGCCTTTCGTGCAAATTTACAAT CCCAAACAGATATAAAACTTCCGCTTCAGCCCACTATAGTATTTTTTCAATCCGCACATGAATTTGATAatgttctttcttttgttACTCAAACAGCAAAAGACTTGGACTGCGATTTCAG atgttATCCTGGAAATTATACAGAAATGATATCAACATGTTTATCGGATATTGACAACTCGTCGGATCATTCAAATACTCACTCTTTAAATTCACAAACATCCATAAAGAGTGCGTCAACATGCGTCGCTTTTATAATGG GCTTACGAAGAGGTGATCCTGGAACTTTCGTTCAGGCGGCTTTTGAACCTAGTAGTGATTGGTTAGGTGACGACATTTCATTTATGCGAGTTCATCCAATACTTCATTGGAGTTACA AGGATGTATGGcgattcataaaatttttcaagatCCCTTATTGTTCCCTTTATGATCAAGGGTATACATCTCTTGGAAC CCAAGAAAATACTAGAAAAAACCCTGTATTAAACCAAGCTTCAGGGAATGTCGCTCCCGCTTATGTGCTAACGTCGAGCTATCACGAACGTTTAGGACGTTCTACTTCTATTAGAAAAGGCAACTTGGATTTAAGTTGGTATAAGACATTTAAATACTCTTTAG gttttttacataatttggGTCATCTATTTCATAACAACCCTCAAAAGAATTGTTTCGCGTCTCAAGAATTCATGCAAGAATTGGAAGCACAACAATTGCGACTCACAAACATAACAATGGTTGAATTTTGTACCCCGAATTTGGTTACCCAACTTGAATTCCAC GCTTCCTTCACAGATTGTTTCCTAGTTGTTCAATGGGATTTACACTTAACATCATTAATGATTACAATGAAAACGTTGGCTCAAGTTTTTG gtaGTGGCTTAAGTGCAATGAATTGTGAAGTCTCACACTTTCTGCAAAAAACGTATAAAACGAATTTGTCAAGCGAGTACGCTTTCGGAAACGACGCACGCACCACTTTGACCACA AATGAGAAGGAATCGTTCAATGCAACGTATAGTGACAATAACGAACTATTGTATGCTCCACCTTACagtatttttcataaaaccgTCAAAACA AATCTccctattattcaaataaacaactttttcgttATACCTGGAATTTCTGAAAGTTTCTCAACGTTGGTCTCAAGTGTCGTTGCGTTGTTCACATGCACTGACGATGACCCTTTAAAGGCTACCAACTGA
- the LOC128884068 gene encoding uncharacterized protein LOC128884068 isoform X2, with protein sequence MTSSFFRRRYGSCCNTGKVEDIVNTAISCNADVSQKSRTKNLPGCQGSDLSLSDRSTSDESFRDTRKSAQHSFGIFLNPEKIWLPSKTVSLLSDNSKLEDSIPVSPYFRSSELVNVKNPDEQEKERLTHTQDDSHKYKSPTESTSTTLVNDRLKLGLKQEEAPVVDSSLDKTLEEPDVLKKMYPEIYETVHLQFHHQVETLQMNLNQEIQKRQKAEIFASIRQKQYQEILQHMTVCEEILNWFKERYPNHLNLDEFKSKSADQLIYNEKELFRMQKIIENMTFEKELFQKILIQKDKELVALKNMDPTFKSLSVFELTTKAVSLLQESKQSEQIISNNTAQLEDAKEKINELQEAINKLKEQLDKTRTEKTSALSLLEKCNIRLGNLEVELEERKIQENISKKEDAVVSNRQTEQYLRLVDELDIATEQLAKFRDELAYRDKLIVTLKSEIVRQSIYNQNAEARILYLSKCVPKPANLQHSKKASFFDNPTHRLATCNKSISVLSSRKSHCYNSHVSTSPRVNAHNATNHTDSKNLRSTSTLMCPTQSSLKKRVSFY encoded by the exons ATGACAAGTTCGTTTTTTCGTCGTCGCTATGGCTCCTGct GTAACACAGGTAAGGTCGAGGATATTGTGAACACAGCAATATCTTGTAATGCCGACGTATCACAAAAGAGTAGAACAAAAAACCTTC CTGGGTGTCAAGGAAGTGACTTATCGTTGTCAGACCGTTCTACATCAGATGAGTCATTTCGAGACACTCGCAAGTCAGCTCAACACAGTTTTGGCATTTTTCTCAATCCTGAAAAGATATGGTTACCAAGTAAAACAGTAAGCCTTTTATCCGACAACTCAAAGCTCGAAG ATTCCATTCCCGTTTCGCCGTACTTTCGTTCAAGCGAACTTGTTAATGTGAAAAATCCTGATGAACAA gaGAAAGAGCGATTGACGCACACTCAAGACGATtctcataaatataaatcaccTACAGAGTCAACAAGTACAACTCTTGTGAATGATAGGCTAAAA TTAGGGTTAAAACAAGAGGAAGCACCAGTGGTGGACAGCTCTCTTGATAAAACATTGGAGGAACcggacgttttaaaaaaaatgtatcctgAAATCTATGAGACAGttcatttacaatttcaccATCAAGTGGAGACACTTCA AATGAATTTGAATCAGGAAATACAAAAGCGTCAGAAAGCAGAAATATTTGCGTCTATACGTCAAAAACAATATCAA GAAATTTTACAACATATGACAGTCTgtgaagaaattttaaattggtttaAAGAACGTTATCCGAATCATTTGAATCTTGATGAATTTAAA AGTAAATCTGCTGATCaacttatttataatgaaaaagagTTATTTCGAatgcaaaaaataatcgaaaatatgacatttgaaaaagaactatttcaaaaaatcttg ATACaaaaagataaagaattagtagctttgaaaaatatggatCCTACTTTCAAATCACTTTCTGTTTTTGAATTAA ctACAAAAGCCGTTTCACTGTTACAAGAGAGTAAGCAATCGGAGCAAATTATCAG CAACAATACGGCGCAATTGGAGGATgccaaagagaaaataaatgaattacaGGAAGCGATTAATAAGCTAAAGGAGCAATTGGATAAAACGCGAAC agaaaaaacatCCGCATTATCATTActagaaaaatgtaacataCGGTTAGGAAACCTAGAAGTAGAattagaagaaagaaaaatacaagagAATATAAGCAAGAAGGAAGATGCTGTTGTGTCAA ATCGTCAAACAGAGCAATACTTACGTTTAGTAGACGAACTCGACATAGCAACGGAACAATTGGCTAAATTTCGAGACGAACTTGCGTATCgagataaattaattgttacattaaaa tcGGAAATTGTAAGACAGTCGATATATAATCAAAATGCTGAAGCCCGAATTTTATACTTGTCGAAATGCGTTCCAAAACCAGCGAATCTTCAACATTCA AAAAAAGCGTCGTTTTTTGATAATCCCACTCACCGTTTAGCTACTTGTAATAAATCGATATCAGTTTTGTCTTCTCGTAAAAGCCACTGTTATAATTCTCACGTTTCGACGTCACCAAGAGTTAACGCACATAATGCTACGAATCACACAGATTCTAAAAACCTTCGTTCCACGTCTACTCTAATGTGCCCTACCCAATCCTCTTTAAAAAAACGTGTTTcgttttattga
- the LOC128884068 gene encoding uncharacterized protein LOC128884068 isoform X1, translating into MTSSFFRRRYGSCCNTGKVEDIVNTAISCNADVSQKSRTKNLPAGCQGSDLSLSDRSTSDESFRDTRKSAQHSFGIFLNPEKIWLPSKTVSLLSDNSKLEDSIPVSPYFRSSELVNVKNPDEQEKERLTHTQDDSHKYKSPTESTSTTLVNDRLKLGLKQEEAPVVDSSLDKTLEEPDVLKKMYPEIYETVHLQFHHQVETLQMNLNQEIQKRQKAEIFASIRQKQYQEILQHMTVCEEILNWFKERYPNHLNLDEFKSKSADQLIYNEKELFRMQKIIENMTFEKELFQKILIQKDKELVALKNMDPTFKSLSVFELTTKAVSLLQESKQSEQIISNNTAQLEDAKEKINELQEAINKLKEQLDKTRTEKTSALSLLEKCNIRLGNLEVELEERKIQENISKKEDAVVSNRQTEQYLRLVDELDIATEQLAKFRDELAYRDKLIVTLKSEIVRQSIYNQNAEARILYLSKCVPKPANLQHSKKASFFDNPTHRLATCNKSISVLSSRKSHCYNSHVSTSPRVNAHNATNHTDSKNLRSTSTLMCPTQSSLKKRVSFY; encoded by the exons ATGACAAGTTCGTTTTTTCGTCGTCGCTATGGCTCCTGct GTAACACAGGTAAGGTCGAGGATATTGTGAACACAGCAATATCTTGTAATGCCGACGTATCACAAAAGAGTAGAACAAAAAACCTTC CAGCTGGGTGTCAAGGAAGTGACTTATCGTTGTCAGACCGTTCTACATCAGATGAGTCATTTCGAGACACTCGCAAGTCAGCTCAACACAGTTTTGGCATTTTTCTCAATCCTGAAAAGATATGGTTACCAAGTAAAACAGTAAGCCTTTTATCCGACAACTCAAAGCTCGAAG ATTCCATTCCCGTTTCGCCGTACTTTCGTTCAAGCGAACTTGTTAATGTGAAAAATCCTGATGAACAA gaGAAAGAGCGATTGACGCACACTCAAGACGATtctcataaatataaatcaccTACAGAGTCAACAAGTACAACTCTTGTGAATGATAGGCTAAAA TTAGGGTTAAAACAAGAGGAAGCACCAGTGGTGGACAGCTCTCTTGATAAAACATTGGAGGAACcggacgttttaaaaaaaatgtatcctgAAATCTATGAGACAGttcatttacaatttcaccATCAAGTGGAGACACTTCA AATGAATTTGAATCAGGAAATACAAAAGCGTCAGAAAGCAGAAATATTTGCGTCTATACGTCAAAAACAATATCAA GAAATTTTACAACATATGACAGTCTgtgaagaaattttaaattggtttaAAGAACGTTATCCGAATCATTTGAATCTTGATGAATTTAAA AGTAAATCTGCTGATCaacttatttataatgaaaaagagTTATTTCGAatgcaaaaaataatcgaaaatatgacatttgaaaaagaactatttcaaaaaatcttg ATACaaaaagataaagaattagtagctttgaaaaatatggatCCTACTTTCAAATCACTTTCTGTTTTTGAATTAA ctACAAAAGCCGTTTCACTGTTACAAGAGAGTAAGCAATCGGAGCAAATTATCAG CAACAATACGGCGCAATTGGAGGATgccaaagagaaaataaatgaattacaGGAAGCGATTAATAAGCTAAAGGAGCAATTGGATAAAACGCGAAC agaaaaaacatCCGCATTATCATTActagaaaaatgtaacataCGGTTAGGAAACCTAGAAGTAGAattagaagaaagaaaaatacaagagAATATAAGCAAGAAGGAAGATGCTGTTGTGTCAA ATCGTCAAACAGAGCAATACTTACGTTTAGTAGACGAACTCGACATAGCAACGGAACAATTGGCTAAATTTCGAGACGAACTTGCGTATCgagataaattaattgttacattaaaa tcGGAAATTGTAAGACAGTCGATATATAATCAAAATGCTGAAGCCCGAATTTTATACTTGTCGAAATGCGTTCCAAAACCAGCGAATCTTCAACATTCA AAAAAAGCGTCGTTTTTTGATAATCCCACTCACCGTTTAGCTACTTGTAATAAATCGATATCAGTTTTGTCTTCTCGTAAAAGCCACTGTTATAATTCTCACGTTTCGACGTCACCAAGAGTTAACGCACATAATGCTACGAATCACACAGATTCTAAAAACCTTCGTTCCACGTCTACTCTAATGTGCCCTACCCAATCCTCTTTAAAAAAACGTGTTTcgttttattga